One stretch of Diabrotica undecimpunctata isolate CICGRU chromosome 5, icDiaUnde3, whole genome shotgun sequence DNA includes these proteins:
- the ana1 gene encoding uncharacterized protein ana1 — MSINVHVSGNPIRISRGKMVTADFDPSKKEFDRRRLIRLQQVRDQSKKIAENVRNKVKKEKLMQMKQIEEDGKQKLKNSQNRKLLELQTQYKKALKEIGLGHKEAQDIDDKEDLLEEQKFIDQELAAKRGHKATCKLQSQKHEAAYKKNSITDRKKLVREIENTRAAMLTNFATRKPSHKTISNKNKDDETSEDLNIVIPDSSLDSQGSHNSLSDINENDEEPSSSCSCGADDRSTSETIDDTTKKNGYSDLLNPSLATNNSTRDVHAVSRIRKQQPYLDSSKSAYLNKTSVATPGLGNTQFTTISSDKNQYEYSQRASPSFVTAPPSSVTAPPPSISQFASQKESLINKQYAPQISQGLSYADTRISDRIRGREFAPHAQERSSPRISQIPEIPSGTVVRDFLQDRKCCTNCICHCANRNIDHNQVHSIYKDDVFHGRCKESEDDRAKAPPTTELPEQHIQNLSNKTVLGVNDSRKHSETSKSKLNEIPSKPFIKLKTGGVDKLPSAASKTPTKCVKSKTSVTKVIPSKKFPAKAPSRTLEDFENENISTSQLTTEEFNKLGKPGGSKQHLVQMYDHPNRFGYDRSIPSTSFVEKIPVESLEVIPDPDMEEHWQETQRRRHREAHIRGKQALEKEKLQREYEEMVKVLPLLQKKERINEIYNDKPEYHMSDERLKEREQAKQNSLENAYNKLFPGLKPAIVTLPKKHQTEERRESSLAESVDSINVANLNTHEGPQLFSAQEARDILKSFTQQDPHDRRTKLKQLLKQLKMQKEELLREISALPQDDSVADLINDLRSLDNGNDDKKKTPRKRPRKEKKLDVSIDSSVDSSGSEMTRLESKIVTSKSPRKKAKVKTKVIIRQNTSTQTTPKSSTYEEIPKAVPSPPVLTAPPPSLHDIPPLVTCTKLHIPCDCDKENKKSCDDKCHILVKLQVNDKPEIVVNETEKPVKLSKENYVDVGVQISDPRDRPKKQKSKFFDTKTNSMLEKSKTWRDQLSKNSISTTSTSYLSPPDFQRRKTGDKHVDYFRKPQQSELSAAFSSQELGDPRVFHYVKKLLNMNRGSIENLSVSSSNVETPTQSIIEIESNNPKGLLLESLKTRAENVIDGRADSPDYSSVPFNTSASGISSQKEPSNSAISENVPCKTSKQKILEQYAEVTDTCTKRIEALAVRIEQLKQDKRKMLQVPKCSDICAKDFSTAYMDLPEYKADSKESKSSSSSLDEEELFRKLTEINYEFMGQMKQLHRPIIHTTDAPRDKETEVVTIPGKPSSSVSQEGQDSSNQDSLNQELLDRIRRLQNRPDGARQIISANEPHQPLSVPILSDIPMLPKFEPHGGSSSQSSHKRPPPSKGLTSIKKLNGNVNLVPHELSTIVEADSQISTKVPSPESSRESLNFPQLIVIPELQEYNSPASTPNARVPDEKIISPSSPKQKVVISKSSSDKTSNTTPKDDSNKSVGEFMSLLNSSSKSKDMHRSRDSCDDRSRSMDKKTSSSSSTDDLELTENMLRSIGMEWAIPTLHKTQEALALTSSSSSLELTRKKRKDIYTTASGSEISLREFLYKHLKKVSSSTMITDGTLGSFLAESSELSGILKTANASRDRQRTSTPLGSSKFMSSSKSNAEFSDSELSSIRQERTKKKKDKRDNK; from the exons GTAAACAAAAGTTGAAGAACTCTCAAAATAGAAAATTATTGGAATTGCAAACACAGTACAAGAAAGCTTTAAAAGAAATAGGTCTAGGTCATAAAGAAGCTCAAGACATAGACGATAAGGAAGATCTTCTAGAGGAACAAAAGTTTATTGATCAAGAATTGGCAGCTAAAAGAGGCCACAAAGCAACTTGTAAATTACAATCCCAGAAACATGAAGCAGcctataaaaaaaattcaattacagATCGTAAAAAATTAGTACGAGAAATAGAAAACACGCGAGCTGCCATGTTAACTAATTTTGCGACACGAAAACCTTCCCATAAAACAATTTCCAATAAAAACAAAGATGATGAGACAAGTGAAGACTTGAATATAGTTATTCCTGATTCCAGTTTAGATTCTCAAGGAAGTCATAATTCTTTATCTGATATAAACGAAAATGACGAAGAACCATCGTCTAGTTGTTCCTGTGGTGCAGACGATCGTTCCACTTCAGAAACTATAGATGATACTACTAAGAAAAATGGTTATAGTG atttGCTAAATCCATCTTTAGCTACTAACAATTCAACAAGAGATGTCCATGCAGTATCTCGTATTCGTAAACAGCAACCTTATTTAGATAGCTCAAAATCtgcatatttaaataaaacatcgGTTGCTACCCCTGGTCTAGGCAATACACAGTTTACAACTATTTCATCGGATAAAAATCAGTATGAATATTCGCAAAGAGCATCTCCCTCTTTTGTGACTGCGCCACCATCTTCTGTTACAGCGCCTCCCCCTTCCATATCTCAATTCGCTTCACAGAAAGAGTCTctaattaataaacaatatgcTCCTCAGATTTCCCAAGGACTTAGTTATGCTGACACTAGAATATCGGATAGAATAAGAGGTAGAGAATTTGCACCACATGCTCAAGAACGTTCCAGTCCTAGAATTAGTCAAATTCCTGAAATACCAAGTGGTACCGTGGTACGAGATTTTTTACAAGATAGAAAGTGTTGTACAAACTGTATCTGCCACTGTGCAAATAGAAATATCGATCACAATCAAGTTCATTCGATTTATAAAGATGACGTTTTCCATGGAAGGTGTAAAGAATCAGAAGATGATAGGGCAAAAGCGCCACCAACAACTGAACTTCCTGAACAACATATTcaaaatttatcaaataaaacTGTTCTTGGAGTAAATGATAGTAGAAAGCATTCAGAGACTAGTAAAAGTAAACTTAATGAAATTCCTTCAAAACCATTTATCAAATTAAAAACCGGAGGCGTGGATAAACTGCCAAGtgctgcatcaaaaactcctacAAAATGTGTCAAATCAAAAACATCCGTAACTAAGGTAATTCCTTCAAAAAAGTTTCCTGCCAAAGCGCCTTCAAGAACTCTGGAAGATTTTGAAAATGAGAACATATCAACGTCACAACTTACTACTGAAGAATTTAACAAATTAGGAAAACCTGGTGGTAGTAAACAACATTTAGTTCAAATGTATGATCATCCTAATAGGTTTGGATATGATCGATCCATTCCTTCCACCTCATTTGTCGAAAAGATTCCTGTGGAAAGTTTAGAAGTTATACCCGATCCAGATATGGAGGAACATTGGCAAGAAACACAGAGAAGAAGGCACAGAGAAGCACATATCAGAGGCAAGCAAGCTTTAGAAAAAGAAAAGCTCCAAAGAGAATACGAAGAAATGGTTAAGGTATTACCACTGTTACAGAAAAAGGAAAGGATAAATGAAATTTATAATGATAAACCCGAATATCATATGTCAGATGAGCGACTAAAAGAAAGAGAACaagcaaaacaaaatagtttGGAGAATGcttataataaattatttccGGGTCTTAAACCTGCAATTGTTACACTTCCAAAAAAACATCAAACTGAGGAAAGACGGGAAAGTTCCCTTGCTGAGTCAGTTGACTCTATAAATGTAGCAAATTTGAATACACATGAGGGACCGCAATTGTTTTCCGCACAAGAGGCTAGAGACATTCTCAAATCGTTCACACAGCAAGACCCGCACGATAGAAGAACTAAATTGAAGCAGTTGTTAAAGCAGTTAAAGATGCAGAAGGAAGAATTGTTAAGAGAAATCTCTGCATTACCACAAGATGATAGTGTAGCTGATTTAATAAACGATTTGAGATCTTTAGATAATGGTAACGACGATAAGAAAAAAACTCCGAGGAAACGACCTAGAAAGGAAAAGAAGCTAGATGTTTCAATTGATAGTAGTGTCGATAGTTCTGGCAGTGAAATGACTAGATTGGAAAGTAAGATTG TTACAAGCAAGTCTCCCAGAAAGAAAGCAAAGGTTAAAACCAAAGTCATTATCCGACAAAATACAAGCACTCAGACAACTCCAAAGTCATCCACATATGAAGAAATTCCGAAAGCAGTACCATCACCACCAGTTTTAACAGCGCCACCACCATCACTTCATGACATTCCACCATTAGTAACTTGCACCAAACTTCATATTCCTTGTGACTGtgataaagaaaacaaaaaatcttgtGATGATAAGTGTCACATACTGGTAAAACTGCAGGTTAATGATAAACCGGAAATAGTTGTAAATGAAACAGAAAAACCAGTCAAATTATCTAAAGAAAACTACGTAGATGTTGGAGTTCAAATATCAGATCCTCGTGATCGACCtaagaaacaaaaatctaaaTTCTTTGACACAAAAACAAACAGTATGCTGGAAAAATCCAAAACCTGGAGAGATCAGCTTAGCAAAAATTCCATATCGACCACTAGTACTTCTTATCTAAGTCCTCCAGATTTTCAAAGACGGAAAACCGGCGATAAGCACGTAGATTATTTTAGAAAACCACAACAAAGTGAACTATCAGCTGCTTTCTCTTCACAAGAATTAGGAGATCCAAGAGTGTTCCATTATGTTAAAAAGTTACTAAATATGAACCGAGGCAGTATAGAAAATTTGAGTGTATCCAGTAGTAATGTTGAAACACCAACTCAAAGTATAATAGAAATAGAAAGTAATAATCCCAAAGGATTACTTCTGGAATCGTTAAAAACAAGAGCGGAGAATGTTATAGATGGACGTGCTGATTCACCCGATTATAGTTCAGTACCCTTCAACACCAGCGCTAGCGGTATTAGTTCCCAAAAAGAACCATCAAACAGTGCAATTTCTGAAAACGTGCCTTGTAAAACATcgaaacaaaaaatattagagCAGTATGCTGAGGTCACTGATACTTGTACCAAAAGAATAGAAGCGTTAGCTGTCAGGATAGAGCAACTAAAACaagataaaagaaaaatgttGCAGGTTCCAAAATGTTCTGATATATGCGCGAAAGATTTTTCGACAGCCTACATGGATCTACCTGAATATAAAGCAGATTCGAAAGAAAGTAAAAGCTCCAGTTCAAGTTTGGACGAAGAAGAACTATTTAGAAAATTAACAGAAATAAATTATGAGTTTATGGGACAGATGAAACAGCTACACAGGCCCATTATACATACAACAGATGCACCCAGAGATAAAGAAACTGAGGTCGTAACTATCCCAGGAAAGCCATCAAGCTCTG tgTCTCAAGAAGGACAGGATTCTTCAAATCAAGATTCTTTAAACCAAGAACTTCTTGATCGAATACGTCGGCTTCAAAATCGACCTGATGGCGCACGACAAATTATTTCTGCCAACGAGCCGCATCAGCCATTATCCGTTCCCATTCTGTCAGATATACCGATGCTTCCAAAATTTGAACCTCACGGAGGTAGTAGTAGCCAATCAAGTCATAAACGTCCACCACCTTCAAAAGGCTTAACATCTATTAAAAAGTTAAATGGGAATGTTAATTTGGTACCGCATGAGCTATCTACTATTGTTGAAGCTGACAGCCAAATCTCAACCAAAGTACCCAGTCCTGAGAGCTCCAGGGAATCATTAAATTTTCCACAACTAATTGTGATACCTGAACTTCAGGAATATAATTCGCCAGCGTCAACACCTAACGCCAGAGTTccagatgaaaaaataatatcgCCTTCTTCTCCTAAACAGAAAGTAGTTATTAGTAAATCCTCGAGTGATAAAACTAGCAATACGACTCCTAAAGATGACAGCAATAAATCCGTTGGAGAATTTATGAGCTTATTAAACTCTTCTAGTAAAAGTAAAGATATGCACAGGAGTAGAGATTCTTGCGACGATCGGTCACGTTCTATGGACAAAAAAACGTCATCATCATCTTCGACTGATGATTTAGAATTGACAGAAAATATGTTAAGAAGTATTGGCATGGAATGGGCAATACCAACCTTACATAAAACACAAGAAGCTCTAGCGCTAACGTCAAGTTCTAGTTCTTTGGAATTAACTAGAAAAAAACGTAAAGACATCTACACGACTGCGAGTGGCAGTGAAATTAGCTTGCGGGAGTTCCTATACAAACACCTTAAAAAAGTTTCCTCAAGTACCATGATAACGGATGGCACGTTAGGAAGCTTCCTAGCTGAAAGTTCTGAGTTATCTGGAATTCTAAAGACTGCAAATGCTAGTCGGGATAGACAAAGAACTTCAACACCGTTAGGCAGTAGTAAATTTATGAGTTCAAGCAAATCTAACGCCGAATTCTCCGATTCTGAATTGTCATCAATAAGACAGGAACGAactaaaaagaagaaagataaaaGGGACAATAAGTAG